A genomic region of Halomonas aestuarii contains the following coding sequences:
- a CDS encoding M20 family metallo-hydrolase, which translates to MTTSIDGQRLWDTLMAMAEIGPTENGGSCRLALTPEDAAGRRRLLDWCEAIGCTWRVDRVGNLFIRRAGKRDDLDPVATGSHLDTQPKGGRFDGILGVLAGLEVFRSLHDQGIVTERPLELVVWTNEEGSRFAPAMVASGTYAGEFSVDDTLSRQDADGVTLGEALDACGYAGDMPVGEPRLDGFFELHIEQGPVLEEQGECIGVVTGVQGMRWFDVTLAGQSAHAGPTPMRLRHDALAAAARLIDRLQAHALADASGDTKVTCGCLDIPAASRNVIPGEVRLTVDLRHVVETELDALQALFERELAAAGETFGVAVSQQRIWTSPVVEFAPACIAAVEAATRAQGVPYRRMMSGAGHDAVYVSRVAPTSMIFIPCRDGISHNEAEYATPEHCALGAQVLCDAMLMRANSPT; encoded by the coding sequence ATGACGACTTCCATCGACGGCCAGCGGCTGTGGGACACGCTGATGGCCATGGCCGAGATCGGCCCCACCGAGAACGGCGGAAGCTGCCGCCTGGCCCTGACCCCCGAGGATGCCGCCGGCCGGCGGCGGCTGCTCGACTGGTGCGAGGCGATAGGCTGCACCTGGCGGGTCGACCGGGTCGGCAACCTCTTCATCCGCCGCGCCGGCAAGCGCGACGACCTCGACCCGGTGGCCACCGGCAGCCATCTGGACACCCAGCCCAAGGGCGGCCGCTTCGACGGCATCCTCGGCGTTCTGGCCGGGCTCGAGGTGTTCCGCAGCCTGCATGACCAGGGCATCGTCACCGAGCGCCCCCTGGAGCTGGTGGTGTGGACCAACGAGGAGGGCAGCCGCTTCGCTCCGGCGATGGTCGCCTCGGGCACCTATGCCGGCGAGTTCTCCGTCGATGATACCCTGAGTCGCCAGGACGCCGACGGCGTGACCCTCGGCGAGGCCCTGGACGCCTGCGGCTATGCCGGCGACATGCCGGTGGGCGAGCCGCGCCTGGACGGCTTCTTCGAGCTTCACATCGAGCAGGGGCCGGTCCTCGAGGAGCAGGGCGAGTGCATCGGCGTGGTCACCGGCGTCCAGGGCATGCGCTGGTTCGATGTCACCCTTGCCGGCCAGTCGGCCCACGCCGGCCCCACCCCGATGCGGCTGCGCCACGACGCCCTGGCCGCGGCGGCGCGCCTGATCGACCGCCTGCAGGCCCATGCCCTGGCCGACGCCAGCGGTGACACCAAGGTGACCTGCGGCTGCCTGGACATCCCGGCGGCCTCGCGCAACGTCATTCCCGGCGAGGTGCGCCTCACCGTCGACCTGCGCCACGTGGTGGAAACCGAGCTGGATGCCCTTCAGGCCCTGTTCGAGCGCGAGCTGGCCGCCGCCGGCGAGACCTTCGGCGTGGCCGTATCCCAGCAGCGGATCTGGACCTCGCCGGTGGTGGAATTCGCCCCCGCGTGCATTGCCGCCGTGGAGGCTGCCACCCGGGCCCAGGGGGTGCCCTACCGGCGGATGATGAGCGGCGCCGGCCATGACGCCGTCTACGTGTCGCGCGTCGCCCCCACCTCGATGATCTTCATCCCCTGCCGCGACGGCATCAGCCACAACGAGGCCGAGTACGCCACCCCGGAGCACTGCGCCCTGGGGGCCCAGGTGCTGTGTGACGCCATGCTCATGCGTGCCAACTCGCCGACCTGA